The following are from one region of the Gemmatimonadota bacterium genome:
- a CDS encoding FlgD immunoglobulin-like domain containing protein — MHASRWLRLAVLLVLAFPAPSLPVNTCPIRNEAFFLDPFQDQFGADTDPFELRLALEAEGYRAWEPPGEEEHWAADSVATSTPSVNLRKLIEALGNSGILKISTHGELDKMLLEHTCGIPESAMEATVANYRTTYGFAHNEIGYLPDPSDWGTTDCYTLWVTGDVVAWFAVDHHTYFHNASCWSTSYANKLPYEVVGGHTLPVNNPDAVMVIREVFDGLLGRRTLEDRNLQNTWNWNTVLPSSYGPGYFRLNSSTDLEVTPHVTDYHPPSGAVLDTATVAGWVEFSARMDISWPGRVIDGSARVHIDRVKWVSDHRIEFDIHPVDTGSVVIRVDASDTHPLWNDELSLNGDGAPPGKDDFEWLLYSTVSASNTACAFESAHAWRDPKTGNVRLGFVTDREWGSSAFSILDAKSEHPLVRIPAEGGERPHFYEVALPEPGSGEYIVREHPGDGSAPDRTRPIRLAETPPMLSSLRNLNDAAASWGPYPPGRDPSPAVFPRVSSGSAARIVFYSSRGDFMDALGPEIDWYESQGLSCTKVIGSSDPDDARAAAQSAWAAAGGASAEHLPVFVIVGEANEGSVPEYDIVGTYYPTDDPGGESYWGTASDALIVDFDGDEIPDTPWMRIQGHTVEQVTHGVQSALDYLHGDWISPDRVLQIVGDMTGCSPASDGEPAGTMAGIAASYGAEGIPVDTILDSDFIDCGDYAARRQAVAAAINAGVTSLQVMANVSNRSNFGFLLQKVFGGTAAYFTMADVPVRQRIVVEAPGCGMGDTDRNNPSYYPSYAWDFQTADPALGTTAVVWFSHKRGGLKPRHLDLARRYHELRLHDDSWILWPELFFRAVREMALDTPEAVKWLRYAAAEGHPVIRPELRGASTSVRPGGAAGPLGPFGLGIAPNPTAGETAVLFALARGQEISARIHDVGGRLVRTLATPHHREAGEHALVWDGHDHAGGPVASGVYFVRVTGEGGTAVAKVIMTR; from the coding sequence ATGCACGCATCGAGGTGGCTTCGACTGGCCGTACTTCTCGTTCTGGCGTTCCCGGCGCCCTCTCTTCCGGTCAACACCTGTCCAATCCGGAATGAGGCCTTCTTTCTCGATCCCTTTCAGGATCAGTTCGGTGCGGACACGGACCCCTTTGAGCTTCGCCTGGCGCTGGAGGCCGAGGGTTACAGAGCATGGGAGCCCCCCGGAGAAGAGGAACACTGGGCGGCCGACAGCGTAGCCACCAGCACACCGTCCGTGAATCTGAGGAAGCTCATAGAGGCACTGGGGAATTCCGGGATCCTCAAGATCTCCACACATGGAGAACTGGACAAGATGTTGCTGGAGCACACTTGCGGGATTCCGGAGTCGGCAATGGAGGCCACGGTGGCCAACTACCGAACCACTTACGGCTTCGCACACAACGAGATCGGCTATCTGCCGGATCCGTCGGATTGGGGCACGACCGACTGCTATACCCTCTGGGTTACAGGAGATGTTGTCGCTTGGTTTGCGGTCGACCACCATACCTACTTCCACAATGCGTCGTGCTGGTCGACCTCCTACGCGAACAAACTCCCGTATGAAGTTGTCGGCGGACACACGCTGCCGGTGAACAACCCGGACGCCGTCATGGTGATTCGCGAGGTGTTTGACGGTCTTCTGGGTCGGCGAACATTGGAGGACCGCAACCTGCAGAACACATGGAACTGGAACACGGTTCTCCCCTCCTCGTACGGCCCGGGTTACTTTCGGCTGAACAGCAGTACGGACTTGGAGGTCACGCCGCATGTCACGGACTATCATCCTCCCTCGGGGGCCGTTCTCGATACGGCGACCGTTGCGGGGTGGGTGGAGTTCAGCGCGCGAATGGACATTTCGTGGCCGGGGCGCGTCATTGACGGGAGCGCCCGGGTGCATATCGACCGGGTGAAGTGGGTGTCGGACCATCGGATTGAGTTCGACATCCATCCGGTCGACACGGGTTCGGTCGTCATTCGGGTGGACGCATCGGATACGCACCCGCTCTGGAACGACGAGCTTTCTCTCAATGGCGATGGCGCTCCGCCGGGCAAGGACGACTTCGAGTGGTTGCTCTACTCGACGGTATCGGCAAGCAACACCGCGTGCGCGTTCGAGAGTGCTCATGCGTGGCGGGATCCGAAGACGGGGAATGTGCGCCTGGGGTTCGTGACGGATCGGGAGTGGGGGTCGTCCGCGTTTTCCATTCTGGACGCGAAGTCGGAACACCCGCTGGTTCGCATTCCGGCCGAGGGAGGAGAGCGCCCGCACTTCTACGAGGTGGCCCTTCCGGAACCCGGGAGCGGCGAGTACATCGTGCGGGAGCATCCCGGAGATGGTTCGGCCCCGGACCGGACGAGGCCGATCCGCCTGGCGGAAACCCCGCCGATGCTCTCGAGCCTGCGAAATCTGAACGACGCCGCCGCGAGCTGGGGACCGTATCCGCCCGGGCGGGATCCCTCCCCGGCGGTGTTCCCGCGTGTGTCCTCCGGATCGGCGGCGCGGATCGTGTTCTATTCGTCGCGGGGAGATTTCATGGACGCGCTCGGCCCGGAGATCGACTGGTACGAGTCGCAGGGTCTCTCCTGCACGAAGGTCATAGGGTCCTCGGATCCGGACGACGCGCGGGCGGCGGCACAGTCGGCCTGGGCGGCGGCGGGCGGCGCGTCCGCGGAACACCTGCCGGTCTTCGTGATCGTGGGAGAGGCCAACGAGGGTTCGGTTCCGGAGTACGACATCGTGGGCACTTACTACCCGACGGACGACCCCGGGGGAGAGTCGTACTGGGGCACCGCCTCCGACGCGCTCATTGTTGACTTTGACGGAGACGAAATCCCCGACACGCCCTGGATGCGAATTCAGGGGCACACCGTGGAGCAGGTGACTCACGGGGTGCAGAGCGCGCTGGACTATCTGCACGGGGACTGGATTTCCCCGGACAGGGTGCTCCAGATCGTGGGCGACATGACCGGGTGCTCTCCCGCATCGGACGGGGAACCCGCCGGCACGATGGCCGGGATCGCCGCGTCCTACGGTGCGGAGGGAATCCCCGTCGACACGATTCTCGACAGCGACTTCATCGACTGCGGAGACTACGCGGCCCGAAGGCAGGCGGTCGCCGCCGCCATCAACGCGGGCGTTACCTCGCTTCAGGTGATGGCGAATGTCAGCAACCGGTCGAACTTCGGGTTCCTTCTCCAGAAGGTGTTCGGAGGAACGGCGGCCTATTTCACGATGGCCGATGTTCCGGTTCGTCAGCGGATCGTGGTCGAGGCGCCCGGATGCGGCATGGGAGACACGGATCGGAACAACCCGTCGTACTACCCGTCGTACGCATGGGACTTCCAGACGGCAGACCCCGCGTTGGGAACAACGGCGGTCGTCTGGTTTTCGCACAAGCGCGGCGGTCTGAAGCCCCGGCATCTGGATCTTGCGCGTCGCTACCATGAGCTTCGCCTTCACGACGACTCGTGGATTCTGTGGCCGGAACTGTTCTTTCGTGCGGTTCGGGAGATGGCGCTCGATACGCCCGAAGCCGTCAAGTGGTTGCGATACGCGGCGGCCGAGGGGCATCCGGTCATTCGTCCGGAACTGCGCGGTGCGTCCACCTCGGTGCGGCCGGGTGGGGCGGCCGGGCCGCTCGGGCCCTTCGGACTGGGCATCGCCCCGAACCCTACCGCAGGAGAGACGGCGGTCCTGTTCGCGCTCGCCCGCGGGCAGGAAATCTCCGCACGCATCCACGATGTGGGTGGGCGTCTCGTGCGGACGCTGGCGACTCCGCATCACCGGGAGGCGGGGGAGCACGCGCTCGTGTGGGACGGTCACGATCACGCGGGCGGGCCGGTGGCGTCGGGCGTGTACTTCGTTCGCGTGACGGGAGAGGGGGGGACGGCCGTCGCCAAAGTCATCATGACGCGATAG
- the mtnA gene encoding S-methyl-5-thioribose-1-phosphate isomerase — protein sequence MTEHSPPGAPFSTVRWEDGVVHLLEQTLLPEREEELPCRTPEEIADAIRRLAVRGAPAIGVAAGYGAALAAHHSRATDPAAFVAEVEAALALLRAARPTAVNLPWAVDRMRASLQASEGGSIEERKAALLDEARRIHAEDAASCRAMGRLGAALLPTKGTVLTHCNAGALATGGRGTALAVIYAAVEDGKAIRVLADETRPLLQGARLTAWELARFGVPVTLLCDNAAGSALSRGMVDCVVVGSDRIAANGDVANKIGTYPLAVLAREHDIPFFVVAPLSTVDPATPSGEGIPIEERAPEEVTEPRGVRFAPLGVNAFNPAFDVTPARFVTAIVTDRGIARAPYGKALRALAEAPPPVG from the coding sequence ATGACGGAACATTCCCCGCCGGGCGCACCCTTCTCCACCGTCCGCTGGGAGGACGGGGTGGTTCATCTTCTGGAGCAGACGCTCCTTCCCGAGCGCGAGGAGGAGCTGCCCTGTCGCACGCCGGAGGAGATCGCGGACGCCATCCGCCGGCTCGCGGTGCGCGGGGCACCCGCCATCGGGGTGGCGGCGGGTTACGGTGCCGCCCTGGCCGCACACCACTCCCGCGCGACGGACCCGGCTGCGTTCGTCGCGGAAGTGGAGGCTGCACTGGCGCTTCTCCGGGCGGCGCGCCCGACCGCCGTGAACCTGCCGTGGGCCGTGGACCGCATGAGGGCATCGCTCCAGGCATCGGAGGGGGGCTCGATCGAGGAGCGGAAGGCCGCGCTCCTGGACGAAGCCCGGCGCATCCATGCCGAAGATGCAGCATCCTGCCGGGCGATGGGCCGCCTCGGCGCGGCGCTGCTTCCGACGAAAGGGACCGTCCTCACGCACTGCAACGCGGGCGCACTGGCCACGGGCGGCCGGGGAACCGCGCTGGCGGTCATCTATGCCGCCGTGGAGGACGGGAAAGCCATCCGGGTGCTGGCGGACGAAACGCGCCCCCTTCTTCAGGGGGCCCGCCTCACCGCGTGGGAGCTCGCCCGGTTCGGCGTTCCGGTCACCCTCCTGTGCGACAATGCGGCCGGATCGGCCCTTTCCCGGGGGATGGTGGACTGCGTGGTCGTCGGATCGGATCGGATTGCCGCCAACGGGGATGTCGCGAACAAGATCGGAACCTATCCGCTGGCGGTACTCGCGCGGGAACATGACATTCCGTTTTTCGTGGTGGCGCCGCTTTCCACCGTGGATCCGGCCACTCCCTCCGGCGAAGGCATCCCCATCGAGGAGAGAGCGCCGGAAGAGGTGACCGAGCCTCGTGGGGTTCGATTCGCGCCTCTGGGGGTGAACGCCTTCAACCCGGCGTTTGATGTCACCCCTGCCCGCTTCGTCACGGCCATCGTGACCGATCGCGGGATCGCGCGCGCGCCTTACGGGAAGGCCCTCCGGGCGCTGGCCGAAGCTCCGCCTCCGGTGGGATAA
- the rplM gene encoding 50S ribosomal protein L13, with protein sequence MRTHVTRGSEIDRKWHIVDAEGLVLGRLATRVATLLRGKHKPNYSTHLDNGDHVVIVNASKVVLTGDKLDKKVQYTHSGYPGGLKARGYRDLMETRPEEVVRKAVRGMLPKTRLGRKMLTKVRIYAGPDHEHAAQDPKPFEIEDARYIVR encoded by the coding sequence TTGAGAACGCATGTTACCCGGGGATCCGAGATCGACCGGAAGTGGCACATTGTCGATGCCGAGGGACTCGTCCTCGGTCGTCTTGCCACTCGGGTCGCCACTCTCCTCAGAGGGAAGCACAAACCCAACTATTCCACCCACCTGGACAACGGGGATCATGTTGTGATCGTCAATGCCTCCAAGGTGGTTCTTACCGGCGACAAGCTGGACAAGAAAGTGCAATACACCCATTCGGGGTATCCCGGCGGCCTGAAGGCCAGAGGCTACCGTGACCTGATGGAGACCCGCCCGGAAGAAGTGGTCCGGAAGGCGGTCCGCGGGATGCTCCCGAAGACCCGCCTCGGGCGGAAGATGCTGACGAAAGTACGGATCTACGCGGGGCCGGATCACGAGCACGCCGCGCAGGACCCGAAGCCGTTTGAGATTGAGGATGCCCGGTACATCGTCCGGTAG
- the rpsI gene encoding 30S ribosomal protein S9, giving the protein MSEGPFCATGRRKTAVAKVRLVPGGGEHTVNGRNAAEYFPRKALVDHAEKPLDATGNKTRFDVLVSVRGGGTTGQAGAISLGIARALLKLDEELRRPLRAAGLLTRDSRMVERKKYGQPGARKRFQFSKR; this is encoded by the coding sequence ATGTCGGAAGGTCCGTTCTGCGCTACCGGTCGGAGGAAGACTGCGGTCGCGAAGGTCCGACTGGTTCCCGGTGGCGGAGAGCACACGGTCAACGGGCGGAATGCCGCGGAGTACTTCCCCCGCAAGGCGCTGGTCGACCACGCCGAGAAGCCTCTCGACGCGACAGGAAACAAGACTCGCTTTGATGTGCTCGTCTCCGTTCGCGGCGGCGGCACGACAGGGCAGGCAGGGGCCATCAGTCTGGGCATCGCCCGGGCGCTCCTGAAGCTGGATGAAGAACTTCGCAGGCCGCTCCGGGCCGCCGGGCTTCTGACCCGGGACTCCCGGATGGTCGAGCGAAAGAAGTACGGGCAGCCTGGCGCACGCAAGCGGTTCCAGTTCAGCAAGCGCTAG
- the rpsB gene encoding 30S ribosomal protein S2: protein MSDVSLRTLLEAGVHFGHQTQRWNPKMKKYIFMERSGIYILDLQKTLSLVEKARSMTREVVKGGGCVLFVGTKKQAQDTIRDMAIDCGQHYVTERWLGGMLTNFQTVRKSIARLKDLESMAADSSYESLAKKERLGLDKERMKLDKVFCGIKDMDRTPSAIFIVDTQREKIALSEAIKLGIPVVGIVDTNCDPTGVSHPIPGNDDAIRSIQLLTGAIASAVKEGSAHAKEEAGKREKEAAEKASEAADAAKKHLASADKVDTTEKAPAPKPESGTSQEAPTAAGE from the coding sequence TTGTCGGATGTTTCCCTGAGGACTCTGCTTGAGGCAGGCGTCCACTTCGGGCACCAGACACAGCGCTGGAACCCGAAGATGAAGAAGTACATCTTCATGGAGCGCAGCGGGATTTACATCCTGGACCTCCAGAAGACCCTCTCTCTCGTCGAAAAGGCCCGGAGCATGACCCGCGAGGTCGTCAAGGGCGGCGGCTGCGTGCTCTTCGTCGGCACGAAGAAGCAGGCACAGGACACCATTCGGGACATGGCCATCGACTGCGGTCAGCACTATGTCACGGAACGCTGGCTTGGCGGCATGCTCACCAACTTCCAGACGGTTCGCAAGTCCATCGCGCGCCTGAAGGATCTGGAGAGCATGGCCGCGGACAGTTCCTACGAGTCTCTCGCCAAGAAGGAGCGGCTCGGACTCGACAAAGAGCGGATGAAGCTCGACAAGGTCTTCTGTGGGATCAAGGACATGGACCGCACCCCTTCCGCCATCTTCATCGTGGATACGCAGCGGGAGAAGATTGCACTGTCCGAGGCCATCAAGCTGGGGATTCCGGTTGTTGGAATCGTGGATACGAACTGCGACCCGACGGGTGTGTCCCACCCGATCCCTGGAAACGACGATGCCATCCGGTCCATTCAGCTTCTGACGGGGGCCATTGCGTCGGCCGTGAAGGAAGGCTCCGCGCACGCCAAGGAAGAGGCCGGAAAGCGAGAGAAGGAAGCCGCAGAGAAGGCATCGGAAGCCGCAGATGCGGCGAAGAAGCACCTGGCCAGCGCCGACAAGGTGGACACCACCGAGAAGGCCCCAGCCCCGAAGCCTGAGAGCGGGACTTCCCAGGAGGCGCCGACCGCAGCCGGAGAATAG
- the tsf gene encoding translation elongation factor Ts, with protein sequence MSIDAQTVKELREKTGAGIMDCKRALSESEGSLEEAVAFLRKKGLATAAKKAGRATKEGLIGSYMHSNGKIGVMIEVACETDFVARTDDFGGFVRDLAMQVAASSPLAVDRDGLDPALVAGEREMMAAQVAEMGKPPEIVEKIVEGKIEKWYREVTLLEQPFVKDPDQQVSQLVQDAIARLGENIQVRRFTRFVLGE encoded by the coding sequence ATGTCGATCGACGCACAGACGGTGAAGGAGCTCCGCGAGAAGACCGGAGCCGGAATCATGGATTGCAAGAGGGCTCTCTCAGAGTCCGAGGGGAGCCTGGAGGAAGCGGTCGCCTTTCTCCGCAAGAAGGGGCTGGCCACCGCAGCGAAGAAGGCCGGTCGTGCCACGAAAGAGGGCCTGATCGGGTCCTACATGCACTCAAACGGCAAGATCGGCGTGATGATCGAAGTGGCCTGCGAAACGGACTTCGTCGCGCGGACAGATGACTTTGGCGGATTCGTCCGAGATCTGGCGATGCAGGTGGCGGCGTCCAGTCCCCTTGCGGTGGATCGCGACGGACTGGACCCGGCCCTCGTCGCCGGCGAGCGGGAGATGATGGCCGCCCAGGTTGCCGAGATGGGCAAGCCGCCCGAGATTGTCGAGAAGATCGTCGAGGGGAAAATCGAGAAGTGGTACCGTGAGGTCACCCTGCTGGAGCAGCCTTTCGTGAAGGATCCGGACCAGCAGGTGAGCCAGCTCGTCCAGGATGCCATTGCGCGACTTGGCGAGAATATCCAGGTTCGCCGGTTCACCAGGTTCGTTCTCGGCGAATAA
- the pyrH gene encoding UMP kinase — protein sequence MSSPKFDRILLKLSGEILAGGEGFGISPPVIGGIAAQIRGIHQLGVEMAVVIGGGNIFRGLAASHLGMDRVNADNMGMLATIINGLALQDCLENAGVPTRVMTAVAIAEVAEPYIRRRAVRHLEKGRVIILAGGTGNPFFTTDTAAALRAAEINAEIILKGTKVRGVFTADPEKDPSAEFLPTISFREVLTQGLRVMDATAVSMCMENNTPILVFSMGDDSNLKGAVMGEDVGTMVGETQG from the coding sequence GTGAGCTCTCCGAAGTTCGACAGAATCCTCCTGAAGCTGTCGGGGGAGATTCTTGCGGGAGGGGAGGGGTTCGGCATCTCTCCGCCCGTGATTGGCGGGATTGCCGCGCAGATCCGGGGCATTCATCAGCTGGGCGTGGAGATGGCGGTCGTGATCGGCGGCGGCAACATCTTCCGGGGACTCGCCGCCAGCCATCTGGGGATGGACCGCGTCAACGCGGACAACATGGGCATGCTGGCCACCATCATCAACGGGCTGGCGCTTCAGGACTGCCTGGAGAATGCGGGCGTTCCCACACGCGTCATGACCGCCGTGGCGATCGCCGAAGTCGCGGAGCCCTACATTCGCCGCCGTGCGGTGCGCCACCTTGAAAAGGGGCGTGTCATTATCCTCGCCGGCGGGACGGGAAACCCCTTCTTCACGACAGATACGGCGGCCGCCCTTCGCGCGGCGGAGATCAACGCCGAGATCATCCTCAAGGGGACCAAGGTGCGTGGGGTCTTCACCGCGGATCCGGAGAAGGACCCGTCCGCGGAGTTCCTCCCGACGATCAGTTTCCGGGAAGTCTTGACGCAGGGACTTCGCGTGATGGATGCCACCGCTGTTTCGATGTGCATGGAAAACAACACTCCCATCCTCGTCTTCTCCATGGGAGACGACTCCAATCTCAAGGGAGCGGTGATGGGGGAAGATGTCGGAACCATGGTCGGGGAGACACAGGGATGA
- the frr gene encoding ribosome recycling factor produces MSEEIFKACQGKMKDAVDATQRELSKLRAGRATTAILDGILVDAYGSQTPINQVGTVGVPEPRLLVIQPWDKGLIGPIEKAIQSADLGLNPANDGQVIRIPIPALTEERRKEIVKGAGGQVEDGRVAVRIARREANDALKKARKDGTLSEDEEHRAHDRIQELTNQFVKELDEVFAKKEAEILEI; encoded by the coding sequence ATGAGCGAAGAGATCTTCAAGGCTTGCCAGGGGAAGATGAAGGACGCCGTGGATGCCACGCAACGGGAACTTTCCAAACTTCGTGCGGGGCGTGCGACGACGGCCATTCTGGACGGGATTCTCGTGGATGCGTACGGGTCGCAGACACCCATCAATCAGGTGGGGACCGTTGGCGTTCCGGAGCCGCGGTTGCTCGTCATCCAGCCGTGGGACAAGGGGCTGATCGGCCCGATTGAAAAGGCCATCCAGAGCGCGGACCTGGGGCTCAACCCGGCCAATGACGGCCAGGTCATTCGCATACCCATTCCTGCGCTGACGGAGGAGCGTCGGAAGGAGATCGTGAAAGGCGCCGGTGGGCAGGTTGAGGACGGCCGCGTCGCCGTGAGGATCGCGCGCCGGGAGGCAAACGATGCGCTGAAGAAGGCCCGCAAGGACGGGACCCTGTCCGAAGACGAGGAGCACCGCGCCCATGACCGGATTCAGGAACTGACGAACCAGTTCGTAAAGGAACTCGACGAGGTCTTCGCCAAGAAGGAAGCGGAGATCCTCGAAATCTAA
- a CDS encoding isoprenyl transferase, producing MTNREQQLEQEIRAKGGIPRHIAVIMDGNGRWARSRTLPRLDGHAAGVTSVRETVRGSAELGVEFLTLYAFSVENWNRPKVEVAGLMRVLKDTLRGEREELNRNNVQLRIIGHEEDLPADVRSTIDETRDALASNTGLVLLLALSYGGRPEIVDAARCAARRVKEGTLDPDQITVESFGQMLSTAEVPDPDLLIRTSGEMRISNFLLWQIAYSEIWVTRTHWPDFRRVHLYEGIREYQKRDRRFGRVESAGESPGSDLMPSLDPGE from the coding sequence ATGACGAACCGCGAGCAACAGCTTGAGCAGGAGATCCGGGCGAAGGGGGGGATCCCCCGGCACATCGCCGTGATCATGGACGGGAATGGCCGCTGGGCCAGATCCCGGACGCTTCCTCGCCTCGACGGGCACGCCGCGGGAGTGACATCGGTGCGGGAGACGGTGCGCGGTTCTGCGGAACTCGGCGTGGAATTCCTGACGCTGTACGCCTTCTCCGTGGAGAACTGGAATCGCCCGAAGGTGGAAGTCGCCGGTCTCATGCGCGTCTTGAAGGACACGCTCCGCGGAGAGCGGGAAGAGCTGAACCGGAACAATGTCCAGCTCCGCATCATCGGGCATGAAGAAGACCTTCCCGCGGATGTCCGTTCCACCATCGACGAAACCCGGGATGCGCTGGCCTCGAACACGGGGCTTGTCCTGCTCCTGGCACTCTCCTACGGAGGGCGGCCGGAGATCGTGGATGCCGCGCGCTGTGCCGCCCGCCGCGTGAAGGAAGGGACGCTGGACCCGGACCAGATCACGGTGGAGTCGTTTGGGCAGATGCTCTCCACGGCCGAAGTCCCGGATCCGGACCTTCTCATTCGAACGAGCGGGGAGATGCGCATCTCCAACTTCCTTCTCTGGCAGATCGCGTACTCGGAGATCTGGGTTACCCGGACGCACTGGCCGGACTTCCGGCGCGTCCATCTCTACGAGGGCATCCGGGAATACCAGAAGCGGGATCGGCGTTTCGGTCGGGTCGAGAGCGCCGGGGAGAGTCCGGGGTCGGACCTCATGCCGTCGCTGGATCCCGGCGAGTAG
- a CDS encoding phosphatidate cytidylyltransferase — protein sequence MRLRWLSGIVFVPVLIWISRTGGAPFLFLIYATVIMGLHEFYSLMEAKEINPSRKLGIAAVLVLTTLVFVSGTAHLGLFLAAFLLVLTVRELFRETMTFPIYDIATTFFGVAYVGWLVLHLLLLRQLPASIGLHDSMGGHFVLMTFFCVWSCDTAAFFVGTTLGKHKLLPRVSPKKSVEGAVGGFAASVGCALLARVWFAQHPGGEPLLSVGQAVIFGSLLGILGQLGDLVESLIKRDADVKDSSDTIPGHGGILDRLDSLVFSAPMAFYFLKLVVFR from the coding sequence GTGCGTCTCCGCTGGTTGAGCGGGATCGTCTTCGTTCCGGTGCTGATCTGGATTTCGCGCACCGGCGGGGCTCCGTTTCTGTTCCTCATCTACGCCACCGTCATCATGGGCCTCCACGAGTTCTACTCTCTGATGGAGGCCAAGGAGATCAACCCGTCTCGCAAGCTGGGGATTGCCGCAGTGCTCGTACTGACGACCCTGGTGTTTGTGTCCGGCACGGCGCATCTGGGGCTGTTTCTGGCGGCGTTTCTGCTGGTGCTTACCGTTCGAGAACTCTTCCGGGAGACGATGACTTTTCCCATCTACGACATCGCCACCACATTCTTCGGGGTGGCGTATGTCGGATGGCTGGTGTTGCATCTGCTTCTGCTCCGGCAGCTTCCCGCTTCGATCGGACTCCACGATTCCATGGGCGGCCACTTCGTGCTCATGACCTTCTTCTGCGTCTGGAGCTGCGACACGGCGGCGTTTTTCGTCGGGACCACCCTCGGGAAACACAAGCTTCTGCCGCGTGTGAGTCCGAAGAAGTCGGTGGAGGGCGCGGTCGGCGGGTTTGCCGCGTCGGTGGGATGCGCTCTGCTGGCGCGCGTCTGGTTCGCGCAGCACCCGGGAGGGGAGCCGCTTCTTTCGGTCGGTCAGGCGGTGATCTTCGGGTCGCTGCTCGGCATCCTGGGGCAACTCGGAGATCTCGTGGAGTCCCTGATCAAGCGAGACGCGGATGTGAAGGACTCTTCCGACACCATTCCCGGGCATGGCGGCATTCTCGACCGACTGGACAGTCTCGTCTTCTCTGCACCCATGGCGTTCTACTTCCTCAAGCTGGTGGTGTTCCGATGA
- a CDS encoding 1-deoxy-D-xylulose-5-phosphate reductoisomerase: protein MSAGRRSVAILGSTGSIGQSTLDVIRAFPGEFEVVGLAAGRSADVLLAQAREFRPQVVGLADPTAAERFRSEWTGADCPEMVVGEEAARELASQVSADIVVNGIVGSCGLLPTLAALESGKTVAIANKEPLVVAGEVVMEAARRGEGSLIPLDSELSAIHQCLGTAPAESIARVVLTASGGPFRTRPAGSFDTITLEQALDHPTWSMGPKITVDSATLMNKGLEIIETRWYFDLPYERIAVVVHPQSLVHSVVEFRDGSLLAQLSEPDMRLPIQYALTWPERFAGAVPPLDLARVGQLTFEEPDLGKFPCLALAREAGAAGGTAPAVLNAANEVAVAAFLARQIRFVDIPAVIQDCLDRCAGESGGDLEELLAADRVARREAQTAIHRIAGRTHTPERAT from the coding sequence ATGAGCGCGGGGCGCAGGTCGGTGGCCATTCTGGGTTCCACCGGGTCCATCGGGCAGAGCACGCTGGATGTCATTCGTGCGTTTCCCGGAGAGTTCGAGGTTGTCGGGCTCGCAGCCGGGCGGAGCGCGGATGTTCTTCTCGCTCAGGCGCGGGAGTTTCGTCCGCAGGTGGTGGGGTTGGCGGACCCGACCGCCGCGGAACGCTTCCGATCGGAGTGGACCGGCGCAGACTGCCCGGAGATGGTCGTCGGGGAGGAGGCCGCCCGGGAGCTTGCGTCGCAAGTGAGTGCGGACATTGTCGTGAACGGCATTGTGGGGAGCTGCGGGCTTCTGCCCACGCTCGCGGCGCTGGAATCCGGGAAGACCGTGGCGATCGCGAACAAGGAGCCACTCGTTGTCGCAGGCGAAGTCGTTATGGAGGCGGCTCGGCGCGGGGAGGGTTCGCTTATCCCGCTCGACAGCGAGCTTTCCGCCATTCACCAGTGTCTGGGAACGGCGCCTGCGGAGTCAATCGCGCGGGTTGTGCTGACCGCTTCCGGCGGGCCGTTTCGCACACGCCCCGCGGGATCATTTGACACGATCACCCTGGAGCAGGCGCTCGACCATCCGACATGGAGCATGGGGCCCAAGATCACCGTGGACTCCGCGACCCTCATGAACAAGGGGCTGGAGATCATTGAGACGCGGTGGTACTTCGATCTGCCGTATGAACGGATTGCGGTCGTGGTGCACCCGCAGTCGCTCGTCCATTCGGTGGTGGAGTTTCGAGACGGTTCGCTCCTGGCGCAACTCTCAGAGCCGGACATGCGCCTTCCGATCCAGTACGCGCTGACCTGGCCGGAGCGTTTCGCCGGCGCGGTCCCGCCGCTTGATCTGGCGCGTGTCGGGCAGCTCACTTTTGAGGAGCCCGATCTCGGGAAGTTCCCCTGTCTCGCCCTGGCCCGGGAAGCCGGTGCCGCCGGAGGGACCGCGCCCGCCGTGCTCAATGCGGCCAATGAGGTCGCCGTGGCGGCCTTTCTTGCGCGACAGATTCGATTTGTGGACATTCCCGCAGTGATTCAGGACTGCCTCGACCGATGTGCCGGGGAGTCCGGCGGAGATCTGGAGGAACTTCTGGCGGCGGACCGTGTTGCACGCCGCGAAGCCCAAACCGCGATCCACCGGATTGCGGGACGCACCCACACACCGGAGCGCGCCACTTGA